A window of Microbispora hainanensis genomic DNA:
GCCCGCACCGCCCAGGCGGGCTCAGCCGAAGCGACGGCGACACCGAGCGCGCCGGGCGAGGGTGGGCGAGTCCGCTACCGGAGCGGGCTCGCCCAGGGCGGAGGCGAAACCGAGCGCGCCGGGCGGGGGCGGTGGACTCCCCTGGCGGAGGGGGTCGTGGGGAGCCGTAGGCTGTCGGCCATGATCTGGGTGGGTGTGATCGTGGCCGTGCTGGTCGTGTTGGGAGTGCTCGGGATGACCGGGCGCCTGCCGGGGACCTCGCGGCGGCGGTCCGCGCCGCGCCCCTCTTCGCGTCCCTCGCCGGGCCGCGCCGGCCGGACCACGGCGCCCGGGGGGCGTGCCCCGGCCGGGGCCACGCGGCCGGGCACCAGGCCCGGCGGCGGTCCGGCCCCCCACACGACGCGCGGCACCGGCACCGGCTCCGGGGCCCGCGACGGAGGCCGGGGTCGCGGCCCAGGCAGAGGCACGGACAGAGGCACGAGCGGAGGCACGAGCGGAGGCACGGGCAGAGGTCCGGGTGGAGGGCGCAGCGCAGGCGGCGCGGTCACCCAGGCCGATCCGCGTCCGGGCGAGATCTGGTGGGCCGACGTGCCCTACGAGGACGGGCCGGGCCACAAGGTGCGCCCCTGCGTGGTGCTCAGGACGCACCGGGGCGGCGCCGAAGTCCTGAAGATCACAAGCCAGGATCGCAGCGACCGCTCCGACCACGTGGAGATCCCCACCCGCACCTGGGACCCGGACGCCGACCACAACAGCTTCCTCGACCTCACCGGCCCGGTCCGCGTGCCCGTCGGCGACTTCCAGGACAAGGTGGGAACGCTCGACGCGCGCATCTGGCGGCAGGTCTGCCGCCTCCACGAGATCACCCCGAACTGAGCCGCACCTCCGCAGGCCTCGCCCCGAGGCCGGGCCCGCCTCCGAAACCGGCCCCCGAAACCGCCCCCTGAGACCGACCCCGCCGCCTCAGGACCACGCCCGGCCCCGTGACCCCCGCGCCCCGAGGCCGCGCTCTCCTTCACGACCGCGCTCTCCCTCACGACCGCGCTCTCCCTCACGACCGCGCTCTCCCTCACGACCGCGCTCGATCGCGAAACCGCGTCCGAGACCGTGGCCGCCTCCGGGGTCGGCCGTCCGTGTCACTGTGACCCTGCGGGGTCTTCCGCGCCGCCGCGCGGTGGCAGCCCGGCGGCCAGGCCGTCGAGCAGCCTGTCGAGGCCGTACGCGAAGCGGTCGTCGGCGCCCAGGAGTCGCCGGCCGGCCTCCTTCGTCATCCGCTCCAGCATGGGAAACTCACCGGTCGCGATGAGCGACTGCACGAAGGACATGTGCTGCGCCAGCCGCTGCTGCAGGGTCATCCCCGACCGCCGCATCGCCTCGGCCTCGGCCAGTTCGCCCTGGGTGTAGCCGTTCACGTACGCGAAGACCGCGCCGACGAAGGTCAGCATCTCGTCGATGCCCAGGCCGAGACCGTCGAGCATGCCGAGAGCGGTCTCCATCAGGCGTGCGCTGTTCGGGCCGACCTGCGGTCGAGCGGCCGCCAGCGGCGCCAGCCACGGATGGCGGAGCATGGTGCGCCGGGCCTGCCAGGCGAGCAGGCGGAGCCCTTCGGCCCAGTCATCCGGCGGCTGCTGGTCCTCCGGCAGATACTCCCGCACCGCGGTGTCGACCATGAGGTCGAGCACCTCGTCCTTGCTCGTCACGTAGCGATACAGGGACATCGTGCCCGCGCCGAGATCGGCGGCGATCCGCCGCATGGAGATCGCCTCCAGTCCCTCGGCGTCGGCGATGCGGATCGCCGCATCGGCGAGGGCGGCGCGGCTGAAGCTCGGCCGCGGCCCGCGAGCAGGGCGCTCGGGTCGCGTCCACAGGTTCTCGTGGCCCGTCATCGTCAGTCGTCCCGGATCGTCGCAGGTCTCGCGGGTCGTCGCCGCTATTGCGTACACGGTACCCGGTATGTAGGCTCGCCTCGATAAAGTGAGTACGGTATACGCAGTTTCTTGCCGCGCATCGAGGGGATTGTCCATGCCCGCGATCCTCGCCAGGGACGACTTCAGGGCTCCCGGTGTCGAGCTGTTCGACTTCCCGCCGCTCTGGCCGGGCGCGCCATATTGGCTGACCAAGCCCGTGGTGCTGGCCGCGGTCGGCGTGGTCCTGCTGTGCGCGTTCGCGTGGGGGGCCTTCGCGCGGCCGGCCCTCGTGCCGCGCGGCCTGCAGCACCTCGGCGAGTACGGCTACCTGTTCGTCCGCGACCAGGTGGCCCGGCCGTTCCTGGGCAAGGACGCCGAGCGCTGGATGCCGTTCCTGCTCAGCCTCTTCTCGGTGATCCTGCTGTGGAACCTGCTGGGCGTGGTCCCGGGAGTGCAGTTCCCGGTGAACGCCCACATCGCGTTCCCTGTGGTGTTCGCCCTGATCGTGTATGTCATCAAGCTCTGTCTCGGCTTCCGGCACCACGGGGTCGGCGGATATCTCAAGAGCCTGATGTTCCCGCCTGGCCTGCCGAAGCCGCTCGCCCTGGTCCTCTACGCGCCGCTCGAACTGCTCTACGTGTTCGTCACCGCGCCGTTCACGCATGCCGTACGGCTGTTCGCGAACATGTTCGCGGGGCACCTGCTGCTGGCGTTCTTCAGCGCGGTCGGATTCTGGTTCCTCGTCGAGCAGCCCACGGCACTCGGGGCCCCGGTGGGCCTGCTCGGCGTGGCCATGGCCGTCGTGATGACCGGCCTGGAGATATTCATCCAGTTCCTGCAGGCGTTCCTGTTCACCATGCTCGCGGCCATGTACATCGGCAACGCCCTGCACCCGGACCACTGAGCGGGTGCTCGTACTCACCGGTAACTGAGTATCGGCGCTCATGTCCGGCAGCCGCACGCCGCGGACGATGGCATCATGACGCAACCGGTGAAACCCACGACGACGACCGCCTTCTACGTCCAGGCCATCCTCTCGTTCGCGATCTCCGTCGCGGGCCTGGCCGTCGGCATCCTCTACCTTCCGGTCACGACATGGGTGCGCTCCTTCCTCGCCCTCGGGCTGATGTACGTGGTGACCTCGACGTTCACGCTGGCCAAGTGCGTACGGGACCGGCAGGAGGAGTCGACCGTCCTCAGCCGCGTGGACCAGGCCCGGCTCGACAAGCTCCTCGCCGAGCACGACCCCTTCCGTGCCGACTGAGGGCGGCCACTCAGACATGGGGAGGGCGGGATTCCCGCCCCGCTCCCCCGCGTGCACGGTTCCGGTGAGGCACCGGGCTCGTCCGTACGCCGTCGCACGCCGGGCCGCCCGACCAGGCCCGTACGGACGACGGCCGAAGGTCAGTAGGGTGCGCCCATGACCGGCGACATACGCGAGCGCGGGCGGGCGGCCGTCACCGTCGCGGCCGAAGCACAGGCGGCTCTCGACTACTACCTGATCACGCCGGCGGCGGACGGGGACGAAGCCCCGGCCGAGGCGATCGTTGTGGAGGAGTTCACGCTCACCGACGACTTCAGGGCCATCGGCCTGGACACCGCCGGATGGACGGCGGCCGCCGGCGACTGGTGGAGTTCCGCTGCCTTCGGACGCGCGATGCGCGAGGATCCCGGCCTGCGCGCCCGGGTCCGCGCGGTGAGCCGCCCCGAGGCCGAGGCCGCCTACCACGGTCTCGGCGGGGGCGAACTGCCCGGCGAGACGCGGCTGCGGGCTCTGTTCCGCGACCACCAGCCTCTGCCGGACTCCCCTCCCCTGCGCCTCACCCCGCCCAGCGTCCCCGACGGGTTCCACGACACGCGGGTCTACCGCGTGCTGTTCGCCGGTGAGCCACGCCTGTCTCTCCTCGCGGACGTGGTGACGCCCGCCGGGGAGGCCGGCGACCCGGGGACCCGGATCGTCGGCTCTGGCGTACTGCGCGCGGACCCGGACGTCTTCACCTGGGAGGTGCGCCGCATAGGGCCCGGCGTCGCCTGCTGCCTCGATCTCACGGCCCACCTGGGGACCGCGTCCGCCCAGGTCCTCGGGCCGCTGCTGCGGCGGCTGACGACGGCGATGCGCCATGCGGGACCGATTCCCGTGACCGTCGAGCGGTTCTCCTGAGCCCGGACGGCTCGGGCTGCCGGAGGGTATGCGACACAGCCGGCCCGGGGGCCGACCCGCTTGGCGCGGCGGGCCGGCTCCCTTTCGAACGGGCCGGTCTTCAGCGGCGCGCGGCCCCGGCGCCGGTGACGACTCCCATGAGCACAGCCTTCCAGGCGGCCGTTCGCATCGCGGAAATCGCCGGAGGCCACGTCCACATCTTCTGAACACACGCGGGGGTGGTGCTGACGACCGGTCAGGCCGGCGGGAGCCGGACGACGAAGGCGGCACCGCCGGCCGATGACCGCTCCACGTGCACCTCGCCCTCGTGGCCGTTCACGATGTTCCGCACGATGGCCAGGCCGAGGCCGGTCCCGCCGCGGTCGCGGGATCGGGCGGCGTCGAGGCGGGTGAAGCGATCGAAGACGCGCTCCCGGTCCTCCTCGTCGATCCCGTCGCCGTCGTCGGCCACCACAAGCTCCGCCGCGTGGGCCGTACGCCGGACATGGACGAACACGACCGACTTGGCGTGCCGCTGCGCGTTGTCGAGCAGTTCGGACAGCACTCGGCGGAGCCGCGCGTCCACGCCGCGCACCAGAGCCCCGCGCACGGCCTGCACCTTCACGTCGTGCCTGTCCGTACGCCGGGCCACTTCGCTCTGCACGAGATCGCCGAGGTCGAGCATGGCCAGGTCGGACGACTGCGCGGCGGCGTGCAGCTGGGCCAGCAGGTAGAGATCGTCGACCAGCGCATGCAGCCGTTCCACGTCGTTGAGCGCTCGTTCGATCAGGCCGTTCACGTCGATCTCGGCGGGATGCAGCCGGGCCTCCTCCAACTGTGCCCGCAGTCCCGCGATCGGGGTACGCAGCTCGTGCGACACTTCGGCCCCGAACCGCCGCTGCCAGTCGATGGCCTGATACAGCTTGCCGCACATGCTGTCGATGCCGTGCTTGATGCCGCGCTCCAGCTCATCGAGTTCGCCGAGACAATCACGGAGGTGGCGGAGCGAGGTCACTCCTCCGGCATTCCCGAGCCGGTCCGTGACGATCCCCATGAACATCTAAAATCACCGTATACACCGCTTTTCCGGAGTTATTCTTTCCCCTATCCCCGTCCGAGGCCCTTGAAGAAGTCAGCGAAGCCGGTTCTGGCCGGGACCGGCGCGAGCGTCGACGGCGAAGCCGGATCGGGACAGCGCGAATCAGCCCGCCCGAAACCACGATCGACCTGTGATTTCATCCTCGTCTTCGCTCCCGGCATCAGCGCGGGTCAAGGGTCTGTTGATATTGAGCAGGATTGACCGGCCGGGACCGATGACGAAGGATTGTCGATATGACGTATTCCCAGGGCACGGCCCGGCGCTTTCCGTACGCGCTGGTGAAGCTGGTCGTGCTGACTCTCGTGCTGGGCGCCGGGATCGGAGGGGGAATTTTCTTGGCGCTGGCGCTTATGTGGAATTCGGTGTGGGGCGACGGGCTCATTCCCTTCCCGGGCGATCCCATCCCCGGCGATCCGTAAACGGCCGGAATTCCGCCGCCGTTCGTACAGGCGGCCTCCATGCGCTTCCCGTGCCACGCTGCGCTCGCGGTGGTGGGCTCGTGCTTCTCGATCAGCCCTCGTACCGGTTCGTGAGGGGACTCACAGGTAGGCCAGCAGGGCGTCCAGCGGTCGCGGCACGCGATCGGGCTCCAGTGCCGCGACGAGCGGGCTCGCGTAGCGGATCTTGCGGCTGCCGCCTGATCCCATGAACCGGCGGAGCTGGTCGTGGGTGCTGCGCCCGCGCCAGCCGGGCTGCTTCTGCAGCGTGCGAAACGAACGGAGCTCGCCCTCGGCGTCCACGACCCGTTCGACCGTGGCGGTGCCGAGGGCGCGGATCAGCTCGTCTTCCAGGTCGGCCACGCACACGAAGAATCCGAGCGCCTCCAGATCGCTTCTCGTGAGATCGGACCCGAAGCCGGCGCGCTCGAGCCCCCTCCGGAAGGCGCCCTCCTCCCCGGCGTCGCACAGACCGGCCAGCCGGAGATCGCGGCCCGAAGGGCCGAACTTTCCGACGTACGCGCCGATGTTCGTGGCACCGCCCATCGCGAAGACCTCGATGCCTTCGGCCGTGAGGCTCCTGCCCCGGCGCTCGGCCAGCGCCTCGACGGCCGACTTGTCGCTGAGCCCCTCGACGAGGACCACCGTGTGCGTATCGTCCACACCGCTCAGCTTCGCAGCGAATCCGGCGAAGTTCGTACTCATTTTTCCTGCGCTGAAGGGACCGGGACGCCGCGTTCGCGCTGTCGCGGGGTCAGCACACACAACTCGTGGCCGCACGGCATGTAGTGCATCTGCACCAGGAGCCGTGCGGTGCTGGTCCGCGTGCACCAGGGGAGAACGGGTCCTGGAGACGATGTCCGGGCCGACATCGCGAGCGAGTGTGGGAAGCCGCGTGCATCGCACGCATATCCCAACCTGCCTAGCGATGTCTGGAGTGAACGACAGGTGGCGGTCTTCTTCTACCGAGTCGGGCGATGGGCCTTCCGAAGGCGCCGGCTCGTGGGCGTCCTGTGGGTCGGCGTCCTCCTCGTGGTCGGCTTCCTCGGTGTGCGGGCACCGTCGTCGGGGGACGAGGCCCTCCGCATGCCCGGAACCGAGTCGCAGCAGGCCTTCGACCTGTTGGCGGAGCGGTTCCCCGGGACCAACCCCGAGGCCGCCGAGGCCCGCCTGGTGTTCCAGGCATCGGACGGCCGGCAGGTGACGGCCAGGGCGAACAAGGCGGCCATCGAGAAGGCGCTCGGCACGCTGGAGGGAAGTGCCCAGGTCGATTCGGTCAGCGACCCGTTCGGCTCGGGTGCCGTCAGCAAGGACGGCACCATGGCGTACGCCCGGATCAACTACACCGTGGGCGCCGACGACCTGACGCAGGAGGCCAAGCAGACCCTCCAGGCCGCCGCGGATCAGGCCAGGGGCGCGGGGCTGACCGTGGAGTTCGGCGGCACGGCCCTGCTGACGCAACCGCAGACAGGCGCTTCGACGGAGCTCATCGGCCTCGGCGTAGCCGCGGTGGTGCTGTTCCTCACGCTCGGCTCGGTGATCGCGGCAGGCCTGCCGCTGATGACCGCGCTCGTCGGCGTGCTCATCTCACTCATGGGGATCTTCGCCCTGGCTCGGCCCCTGGGCCTGACCTCCACCGTCTCCATCCTGTCGCTCATGCTGGGCCTCGCGGTCGGCATCGACTACTCGCTGTTCATCACCTCCCGCTTCCGCGACGAGCGTGCTCGGGGCAGGGAGCCGGCCGAGGCCGCAGGCCGCGCGGTCGGTACGGCGGGCTCCGCCGTCGTCTTCGCCGGCGCGACGGTCTTCGTCGCCCTGGCCGGACTGAGCGTCGTCGGCATCCCCGAGCTCACCAAGATGGGCCTGGCCAGCGCCGGCACCGTGCTCATCTCCGTCCTCATCGCGTTGACCCTGGTCCCTGCGTTGTTCGGCTTCCTCGGCGACCGGCTGCTGCCTCGCGCGGTCCGCAGGAGCCTGGGCGTGGGTCGCGGCGGCAGGGGCCGCCGGTCCGCAGGCATCGGGGGCACGGTCGCGAACGAACCGTTCGCCAGGGACGTCACCAGCGCGGCGGCTGCCGGATCCTTCGCGGCTTACGGAAAGCGGCCCGGTATCGCCGTCCGCTGGGCCCGCTTCCTGGTGCGCCGACGCCTCGCGGCGCTGCTGGTGGGGGTGATCGGCCTCGGTGTGATCGCCATACCGGCGTTCAGTCTCGAGCTCGGCATCCCCGGCGACGAGTCCAAGCCGGTGACGAACACCCAGCGCCGGGCCTACGACCTGCTGTCCGAAGGCTTCGGCCCCGGCTTCAACGGGCCGCTGACCGTGGTCGTCGACGCCTCGCGGGCCGCCGACGCGCAGGCTGCGGCGGACACGGTCGCCAGGACCGTACGCGACGTGGACGGGGTCGTCTCGGTCGGCGCCCCCGTCTTCAACCCGGCGAAGGACACGGCCGTCCTCACGGCGATCCCCGCGTCCGCTCCGAACACGGCCGAGACCAGGGACCTGGTGCATCACATCCGCAGCGCCGTCGACGCCGTGGAGGACGACACGCACACCTCCATCGCGGTCACCGGCCGTACTGCCGTGATCGTCGACGTCTCCGAGTCCATCTACAGTGCACTCGTGATCTACCTGGCCGTGATCATCGGCTTCGCGGTGATCCTGTTGCTGGTGGTCTTCCGCTCGATCCTGGTGCCCCTCAAGGCGGCCCTCGGCTTCCTGCTGTCCGTGGGTGCGGCGTTCGGCGTCGTCGTCGCGGTCATCCAATGGGGCTGGGCGTCGAGCCTGTTCGGCATCGACCAGACCGGACCGGTCATGTCGATCATCCCGATCTTCGTCATCGGTGTCGTGTTCGGACTCGCCATGGACTACGAGGTCTTCCTCGTCTCCCGGATGCGCGAGGAGTACGTGCACGGTGCGACCAGCGAGGACGCGATCGTCACCGGGTTCCGGCACAGCGGACGCGTCGTCACCGCGGCGGCCGTCATCATGATCAGCGTTTTCGCCGGGTTCATCGGAATCGCCCAGACCAACATCCGGACGACGGGTCTCGGCATGGCCGCCGCGGTCGCCTTCGACGCCTTCGTGGTTCGCATGGCCATCGTCCCGGCCGTGCTGGCCCTCTTCGGGGACCGGTCCTGGAAACTGCCCCGTAAGCTGGAACGCGTGCTTCCGAACGTCGATGTCGAGGGTCGGTCGCTGGACGCTTACCTGTCACCGCAGACGACCGCGCCGGACAAGGAGGCGACCCCGAACCCCGTCGGTGGATGCTGAGCCGGCATGACAACCCTGGAGGGCTTTCTCCCGCGACCGCGCGCAGAACGGTCGCGGGAGGCGGTGATCACGGCGGCGGCGTTCGTGCTCTTCCTGCTCGGCAGCGTCGTGCGGGGCGACGAGTCGCTGACGGCGC
This region includes:
- a CDS encoding type II toxin-antitoxin system PemK/MazF family toxin, giving the protein MIWVGVIVAVLVVLGVLGMTGRLPGTSRRRSAPRPSSRPSPGRAGRTTAPGGRAPAGATRPGTRPGGGPAPHTTRGTGTGSGARDGGRGRGPGRGTDRGTSGGTSGGTGRGPGGGRSAGGAVTQADPRPGEIWWADVPYEDGPGHKVRPCVVLRTHRGGAEVLKITSQDRSDRSDHVEIPTRTWDPDADHNSFLDLTGPVRVPVGDFQDKVGTLDARIWRQVCRLHEITPN
- a CDS encoding TetR/AcrR family transcriptional regulator; the protein is MYAIAATTRETCDDPGRLTMTGHENLWTRPERPARGPRPSFSRAALADAAIRIADAEGLEAISMRRIAADLGAGTMSLYRYVTSKDEVLDLMVDTAVREYLPEDQQPPDDWAEGLRLLAWQARRTMLRHPWLAPLAAARPQVGPNSARLMETALGMLDGLGLGIDEMLTFVGAVFAYVNGYTQGELAEAEAMRRSGMTLQQRLAQHMSFVQSLIATGEFPMLERMTKEAGRRLLGADDRFAYGLDRLLDGLAAGLPPRGGAEDPAGSQ
- the atpB gene encoding F0F1 ATP synthase subunit A; the encoded protein is MPAILARDDFRAPGVELFDFPPLWPGAPYWLTKPVVLAAVGVVLLCAFAWGAFARPALVPRGLQHLGEYGYLFVRDQVARPFLGKDAERWMPFLLSLFSVILLWNLLGVVPGVQFPVNAHIAFPVVFALIVYVIKLCLGFRHHGVGGYLKSLMFPPGLPKPLALVLYAPLELLYVFVTAPFTHAVRLFANMFAGHLLLAFFSAVGFWFLVEQPTALGAPVGLLGVAMAVVMTGLEIFIQFLQAFLFTMLAAMYIGNALHPDH
- a CDS encoding YiaA/YiaB family inner membrane protein, translating into MTQPVKPTTTTAFYVQAILSFAISVAGLAVGILYLPVTTWVRSFLALGLMYVVTSTFTLAKCVRDRQEESTVLSRVDQARLDKLLAEHDPFRAD
- a CDS encoding sensor histidine kinase codes for the protein MGIVTDRLGNAGGVTSLRHLRDCLGELDELERGIKHGIDSMCGKLYQAIDWQRRFGAEVSHELRTPIAGLRAQLEEARLHPAEIDVNGLIERALNDVERLHALVDDLYLLAQLHAAAQSSDLAMLDLGDLVQSEVARRTDRHDVKVQAVRGALVRGVDARLRRVLSELLDNAQRHAKSVVFVHVRRTAHAAELVVADDGDGIDEEDRERVFDRFTRLDAARSRDRGGTGLGLAIVRNIVNGHEGEVHVERSSAGGAAFVVRLPPA
- a CDS encoding TOPRIM nucleotidyl transferase/hydrolase domain-containing protein; the encoded protein is MDDTHTVVLVEGLSDKSAVEALAERRGRSLTAEGIEVFAMGGATNIGAYVGKFGPSGRDLRLAGLCDAGEEGAFRRGLERAGFGSDLTRSDLEALGFFVCVADLEDELIRALGTATVERVVDAEGELRSFRTLQKQPGWRGRSTHDQLRRFMGSGGSRKIRYASPLVAALEPDRVPRPLDALLAYL
- a CDS encoding MMPL family transporter, which translates into the protein MGVLWVGVLLVVGFLGVRAPSSGDEALRMPGTESQQAFDLLAERFPGTNPEAAEARLVFQASDGRQVTARANKAAIEKALGTLEGSAQVDSVSDPFGSGAVSKDGTMAYARINYTVGADDLTQEAKQTLQAAADQARGAGLTVEFGGTALLTQPQTGASTELIGLGVAAVVLFLTLGSVIAAGLPLMTALVGVLISLMGIFALARPLGLTSTVSILSLMLGLAVGIDYSLFITSRFRDERARGREPAEAAGRAVGTAGSAVVFAGATVFVALAGLSVVGIPELTKMGLASAGTVLISVLIALTLVPALFGFLGDRLLPRAVRRSLGVGRGGRGRRSAGIGGTVANEPFARDVTSAAAAGSFAAYGKRPGIAVRWARFLVRRRLAALLVGVIGLGVIAIPAFSLELGIPGDESKPVTNTQRRAYDLLSEGFGPGFNGPLTVVVDASRAADAQAAADTVARTVRDVDGVVSVGAPVFNPAKDTAVLTAIPASAPNTAETRDLVHHIRSAVDAVEDDTHTSIAVTGRTAVIVDVSESIYSALVIYLAVIIGFAVILLLVVFRSILVPLKAALGFLLSVGAAFGVVVAVIQWGWASSLFGIDQTGPVMSIIPIFVIGVVFGLAMDYEVFLVSRMREEYVHGATSEDAIVTGFRHSGRVVTAAAVIMISVFAGFIGIAQTNIRTTGLGMAAAVAFDAFVVRMAIVPAVLALFGDRSWKLPRKLERVLPNVDVEGRSLDAYLSPQTTAPDKEATPNPVGGC